One genomic window of Luteitalea pratensis includes the following:
- the tatC gene encoding twin-arginine translocase subunit TatC: MSALEKYEQDDQFYEGGEALGGRMGFLDHLEELRRRLIISLAATFVGFCVSLFFSDRIFTFVMTPLREALPPGGHLIYTDGAEMFVASLQISFLAGLMIAAPALMLQAWMFIAPGLYVHEKRLAIPFVLSATLCFLGGAAFSHYVSFPAASRFFASFANGFVEFQPRVSSALSLYMRMMLACALAFQLPTLTMFLARMRIVTARWMLRHIKYAVLGVFIVAAIVTPDGSPVSQVTLALPMLGLYVLSIAIAWAFAPRRPAA; this comes from the coding sequence ATGTCGGCACTCGAGAAGTACGAACAGGACGACCAGTTCTACGAAGGCGGGGAGGCGCTCGGTGGCCGCATGGGGTTCCTCGATCACCTCGAGGAACTTCGTCGGCGCCTGATCATCTCGCTGGCCGCCACGTTCGTGGGCTTCTGTGTCAGCCTGTTCTTCTCGGACCGGATCTTCACGTTCGTGATGACCCCGTTGCGTGAAGCCCTCCCGCCAGGCGGTCACCTGATCTACACCGATGGCGCGGAGATGTTCGTCGCTTCCCTGCAGATCTCCTTCCTCGCCGGCCTGATGATCGCCGCGCCGGCGCTCATGCTCCAGGCCTGGATGTTCATCGCGCCAGGGCTGTACGTCCACGAGAAGCGTCTCGCGATCCCCTTCGTGCTCTCGGCCACGCTGTGTTTCCTCGGCGGCGCGGCCTTCTCCCACTACGTGAGCTTTCCGGCCGCCTCGCGGTTCTTCGCAAGCTTCGCCAACGGCTTCGTGGAATTCCAGCCGCGCGTGTCGTCGGCGCTGTCGTTGTACATGCGCATGATGCTCGCGTGTGCACTCGCGTTCCAGTTGCCGACGCTGACGATGTTCCTGGCTCGGATGCGGATCGTCACGGCGCGCTGGATGCTGCGTCACATCAAGTACGCCGTGCTCGGCGTCTTCATCGTCGCGGCCATCGTCACCCCGGATGGCAGTCCCGTCAGCCAGGTCACGCTGGCCCTGCCGATGCTGGGGCTCTATGTGCTCAGCATCGCGATCGCGTGGGCGTTCGCGCCTCGCCGGCCGGCGGCGTAG
- a CDS encoding transglycosylase SLT domain-containing protein, which translates to MMLRTPCFDAVLRPRTRLAIGLLLAATSLIPAACSRPSAPASGDRAAGSNGTPLPLQDLKAAELLQLNARLTGDFDQMQGRRFVRALVPYGRTYYFLDGATQRGLAFDVLTEFERELAKSVPKGTVPPKIVIIPTSRDRLLTALAEGYGDIAVGGFTVTEARRAQVDFSDPTKTGIREIVVTAPGIPAVTRIQDLSGRQVHVRKSSSYYEDLVALNAQLAREGLAPVQIEPADELLEDEDLLEMTDAGIVPMTVVKDATAQLWTQLYDHVTVHQDVALRTDAATALAIRKGAPVFRGLVNDFVRTHRTGTTFGNVVFNRYFRDASRLQNPTAAADLARFRALVQYFQKYGAQYDMDWLLIVSQAYQESQLDHSRRSRAGAVGVMQVRPATARDKNVGIANVRTIDGNIHAGTKYLRFMMDHYFANAPMDRLNKGLFALASYNAGPARVAGLRDKAKEMGLDPNVWFRNVEVVAGREIGRETVDYVSNIYKYYTAYKAVAEQRAARERSRPAAAGSR; encoded by the coding sequence ATGATGCTCCGCACGCCCTGTTTCGACGCCGTCCTGCGCCCTCGTACGCGACTGGCAATTGGCCTCCTCCTCGCCGCCACGTCGTTGATCCCTGCCGCGTGCAGCCGCCCATCTGCGCCAGCATCTGGTGACCGGGCCGCCGGGTCGAACGGGACGCCCCTGCCGCTCCAGGACCTGAAGGCGGCGGAACTCCTGCAGCTCAATGCCAGGCTGACCGGCGATTTCGACCAGATGCAGGGGCGGCGCTTCGTGCGCGCCCTCGTGCCGTATGGCCGGACGTACTACTTCCTCGATGGCGCGACGCAGCGCGGCCTCGCGTTCGACGTGCTGACCGAGTTCGAACGCGAGCTCGCGAAAAGCGTCCCGAAGGGCACGGTGCCGCCCAAGATCGTGATCATTCCGACGAGCCGCGATCGCCTGCTGACCGCCCTGGCCGAGGGCTACGGCGACATCGCGGTCGGCGGCTTCACGGTGACCGAGGCCCGGCGGGCGCAGGTGGATTTCTCGGATCCGACCAAGACCGGCATCCGGGAGATCGTCGTCACAGCGCCAGGCATTCCGGCGGTGACCCGCATCCAGGACCTCTCCGGCCGGCAGGTGCACGTCCGGAAATCGAGCAGTTACTACGAGGACCTGGTCGCCCTCAATGCGCAGTTGGCACGAGAGGGCCTGGCTCCGGTGCAGATCGAGCCCGCTGACGAACTCCTGGAGGACGAGGACCTGCTCGAGATGACCGATGCCGGCATCGTGCCGATGACGGTGGTCAAGGACGCGACCGCGCAGTTGTGGACGCAACTGTACGACCACGTGACCGTCCACCAGGACGTGGCGCTCAGGACCGACGCCGCAACCGCCCTCGCCATTCGCAAGGGCGCGCCCGTCTTCCGCGGGCTCGTCAACGATTTCGTGCGCACGCATCGCACCGGCACCACGTTCGGCAATGTCGTCTTCAACCGCTATTTCCGTGATGCGAGCCGCCTGCAGAACCCCACCGCCGCCGCCGACCTCGCGAGGTTCCGCGCCCTCGTGCAGTACTTCCAGAAGTACGGCGCCCAGTACGATATGGACTGGCTCCTCATCGTCTCGCAGGCCTACCAGGAGTCGCAATTGGACCATTCTCGCCGCAGCCGCGCGGGTGCGGTCGGCGTGATGCAAGTCAGGCCGGCCACCGCGAGGGACAAGAACGTCGGCATCGCCAACGTCCGCACCATCGACGGCAACATCCACGCCGGCACGAAGTACCTGCGCTTCATGATGGACCACTACTTCGCGAACGCGCCGATGGATCGCCTCAACAAGGGCCTCTTCGCACTGGCGTCCTATAATGCCGGACCGGCGCGCGTGGCCGGCTTGCGCGACAAGGCGAAGGAGATGGGCCTGGATCCCAACGTGTGGTTCCGCAACGTCGAAGTCGTCGCGGGCCGGGAGATCGGGCGCGAAACCGTGGACTACGTGAGCAACATCTACAAGTACTACACCGCCTACAAGGCCGTGGCCGAGCAGCGGGCCGCACGCGAGAGGTCGCGGCCGGCCGCCGCGGGGAGTCGGTGA
- a CDS encoding DUF481 domain-containing protein translates to MAIRTPAAPTGARVLACIGVVLGLGLIGATPSVAGPKVDTVVLDNGNRLTCEIKQLERGRLTMSTDALDTVRVYSGRIREIVSPRQFEVERADGTLHFGALATTQPRGVRVEISPGSGIDLQLDDIVRITPIEASVWQRMDGHVDLGFSFAKADLETRYTVNADTEYKSKRYAAEVVLASQITSREDAERLARNQLTLSGSRRVGPRWSGGTILQLQQNEELSIDLRTVAGAGVTRYLAQSNRTNLTLFAGLAYTREQFTGEEIKGRAEVLVGSNWDWFTVTNDHVDLSTQVLSFFGVTGGSRTRLELQSAARFEFLKDFYFSVNGYGSFDSHPPEGRANSDVGMSLALGWSF, encoded by the coding sequence ATGGCCATCCGCACCCCAGCTGCCCCGACGGGCGCCCGTGTTCTCGCCTGCATCGGCGTTGTCCTGGGGCTGGGCCTGATCGGCGCGACCCCCTCCGTGGCCGGCCCCAAGGTGGACACGGTGGTCCTCGACAACGGTAATCGCCTGACCTGCGAGATCAAGCAACTGGAACGCGGTCGTCTCACCATGTCGACCGACGCGCTCGACACGGTGCGTGTCTACTCGGGCCGGATCCGGGAGATCGTGAGTCCCCGCCAGTTCGAGGTGGAACGGGCTGATGGCACGCTGCATTTCGGCGCGTTGGCGACGACGCAGCCACGCGGCGTGCGCGTCGAGATCTCCCCCGGATCCGGTATCGATCTGCAGTTGGACGACATCGTCCGCATCACGCCGATCGAAGCCAGTGTGTGGCAGCGGATGGACGGCCACGTGGACCTGGGGTTCAGCTTTGCGAAGGCCGATCTGGAGACGCGCTACACGGTCAACGCCGACACCGAGTACAAGAGCAAGCGCTACGCCGCTGAGGTCGTCCTCGCATCGCAGATCACCAGCCGCGAGGACGCCGAGCGTCTGGCCCGCAACCAGTTGACGCTGTCAGGCAGCCGGCGCGTGGGCCCGCGCTGGTCGGGTGGCACCATCCTGCAGCTCCAGCAGAACGAAGAACTGTCGATTGACCTGCGCACCGTGGCCGGTGCTGGCGTGACGCGTTATCTCGCGCAGTCCAATCGCACGAATCTGACCCTGTTTGCCGGCCTGGCATACACGCGCGAGCAGTTCACGGGTGAGGAGATCAAGGGTCGCGCCGAGGTCCTGGTGGGCAGCAACTGGGACTGGTTCACCGTCACCAACGACCACGTCGACCTGTCAACCCAGGTGCTGTCGTTCTTCGGCGTCACCGGCGGATCGCGCACCCGGCTCGAGTTGCAGAGCGCGGCGCGGTTCGAGTTCCTGAAGGACTTCTACTTCAGCGTCAATGGCTATGGCAGCTTCGATTCACATCCGCCCGAGGGGCGGGCCAACAGCGACGTCGGCATGAGCCTCGCGCTGGGGTGGAGCTTCTAA